Proteins from one Hyperolius riggenbachi isolate aHypRig1 chromosome 2, aHypRig1.pri, whole genome shotgun sequence genomic window:
- the LOC137543876 gene encoding matrix metalloproteinase-18-like, with product MKSLLLVLLLSVAYSSAAPAEASPDSEENAKFAEEYLKSYYNLKTDGLRQGRRRTGNNQFTEKIRQMQEFFGLEVTGRLDSDTMEMMHQPRCGFVDVGEFSTFPGNSGWKKRDLTYRILNYTPDMPAAEVDVAIQRAFKVWSDVAPLTFTRIYSGLSDIEISFAAQVHNDYYPFDGQHGTLAHAFAPGEGIGGDAHFDEDETWTSGSRGYNLFLVAAHEFGHSLGLLHSNDPSALMYPTYHFTEPSEFHLPDDDVRGIQYLYGAREVPEVPNVPDQPVTPSSCLPSVSFDAVTTLRGEILFFTNKTFWRQISQDSNAEFHLIKSFWPELPTHIQAAYEYPDRDQVLVFKGAKYWIISGYEVTKDSPKSIYNLGFPRTVRKVDAATYDDSTRKTYFFSDDKFWSYDEQKRTMDSATPKKIIDGFPGVGPKVRAAFQRDGLLYLFDGQRQYEFNSAKKRVTRLLKNNSWLKCEKSSNRASGLRKSLIK from the exons ATGAAGAGCTTACTTCTCGTTCTGCTACTGTCCGTAGCGTACAGCTCAGCTGCTCCGGCAGAGGCTTCCCCAGACAGCGAGGAGAATGCCAAGTTTGCTGAA GAGTATTTGAAAAGCTACTACAACCTGAAGACCGATGGGTTGCGCCAGGGAAGGAGAAGGACAGGCAACAATCAGTTCACAGAGAAGATCCGCCAGATGCAGGAGTTCTTCGGCTTGGAGGTGACAGGGAGGCTCGACTCAGACACCATGGAAATGATGCACCAACCACGATGTGGCTTTGTGGATGTGGGTGAATTCAGCACATTCCCAGGAAACTCCGGATGGAAGAAAAGAGATCTGACATAcag GATATTGAACTACACACCGGACATGCCTGCAGCTGAAGTAGATGTAGCTATCCAAAGAGCCTTCAAGGTTTGGAGCGATGTGGCCCCCCTAACATTTACTCGAATCTACAGTGGGCTCTCCGACATCGAGATTTCTTTTGCCGCACAAG TTCACAATGACTACTATCCATTTGATGGCCAGCATGGAACACTGGCCCACGCTTTTGCCCCAGGCGAGGGGATTGGTGGAGATGCCCACTTTGATGAGGATGAAACTTGGACAAGTGGATCTAGAG gataCAACTTATTCCTTGTGGCTGCTCATGAGTTTGGCCACTCCCTGGGTCTCTTACATTCTAATGACCCCAGCGCCCTGATGTACCCAACATACCACTTCACTGAGCCCAGCGAGTTCCACCTGCCCGATGATGATGTCCGAGGAATTCAATATCTCTACG gTGCAAGAGAAGTCCCAGAGGTTCCAAACGTTCCAGATCAGCCAGTCACCCCCTCTTCCTGCCTGCCAAGTGTCAGTTTCGATGCCGTGACAACCCTACGTGGGGAAATCTTATTTTTCACTAACAA GACTTTTTGGCGTCAGATTTCCCAAGATTCAAACGCTGAATTTCATTTGATCAAATCTTTTTGGCCCGAGCTTCCAACCCACATCCAAGCTGCTTATGAGTACCCAGACAGAGATCAAGTTCTTGTCTTCAAAG GTGCTAAATACTGGATCATAAGTGGTTATGAAGTAACAAAGGACTCACCTAAGAGCATCTATAATCTGGGTTTCCCCCGAACTGTTAGGAAAGTTGATGCTGCTACCTATGACGACAGCACTAGAAAAACCTATTTCTTCTCAGATGACAAATTTTGGAG tTATGATGAACAAAAACGGACCATGGACTCTGCAACTCCTAAAAAAATAATTGATGGATTCCCCGGGGTTGGGCCAAAAGTCCGGGCTGCTTTCCAAAGAGATG GACTCCTGTATCTCTTCGATGGCCAGCGACAGTATGAATTCAACTCAGCTAAAAAAAGAGTTACCCGTCTTCTGAAGAACAACAGCTGGCTGAAGTGTGAGAAGAGTAGTAACAGAGCCAGCGGACTCAGGAAATCGCTCATAAAATAA